One window from the genome of Pseudomonas frederiksbergensis encodes:
- a CDS encoding Gfo/Idh/MocA family oxidoreductase, producing the protein MRELGIGLIGTGFMGRAHALAFHNAKAVFDLPLNLTFAALADADPQRARQCAQSWGFETAHSDWQRLIDDPKVHLVAITTPNHLHFPMAMAALAAGKPVYCEKPLAVSLEQAEQMRQAAKAAGVVTRVGYNYQHNPIIQLARDMIQRAELGQIISFQGEFSEDFMADPNSPWSWRCEATHAGGALADLGSHLLAMARHLLGDIDAVCADSQTVHNQRPASAGNAEQRAIAVDDQVHALLRFASGARGTVSSSWLKHGYKNHLSFEISGTLGTLAFDQERLNELRLCRVGQPGFQRLLAGPDLPGYAAFSPAAGHQLGYNELKTLEVRELIMALAGDGGGGTDFEEAWEVERLAAAIRLAAREERWVRVQEQ; encoded by the coding sequence ATGCGTGAACTCGGCATCGGTCTGATTGGCACCGGCTTCATGGGCCGTGCCCATGCCTTGGCGTTCCACAATGCCAAGGCGGTGTTCGACCTCCCCCTGAACCTCACATTCGCAGCCCTGGCCGACGCCGATCCGCAGCGTGCCCGCCAGTGCGCCCAGAGCTGGGGATTCGAAACCGCCCACAGTGACTGGCAACGGCTGATCGACGACCCGAAGGTTCACCTGGTCGCCATCACCACCCCCAACCACTTGCACTTCCCGATGGCCATGGCCGCGCTGGCGGCGGGCAAGCCGGTCTATTGCGAAAAACCCCTGGCGGTATCCCTGGAGCAGGCCGAGCAGATGCGCCAGGCGGCCAAGGCTGCCGGGGTGGTGACACGGGTCGGCTACAACTACCAGCACAACCCGATCATCCAACTGGCGCGTGACATGATCCAACGCGCAGAGCTGGGGCAGATCATCAGTTTCCAAGGCGAGTTCAGCGAAGATTTCATGGCCGATCCAAACTCGCCGTGGTCATGGCGTTGCGAAGCGACCCACGCCGGTGGCGCGTTGGCGGACCTGGGCAGTCACTTACTGGCCATGGCCCGTCACCTGCTGGGCGATATCGACGCCGTGTGCGCCGACAGCCAGACCGTGCACAACCAACGCCCGGCCAGCGCCGGCAATGCTGAACAACGGGCTATCGCGGTGGATGACCAGGTCCACGCGCTGCTGCGTTTCGCCAGTGGCGCCCGGGGCACGGTGAGCAGCAGTTGGCTCAAGCACGGCTACAAGAACCACCTGAGCTTCGAGATCAGCGGCACCCTCGGCACGCTGGCGTTCGATCAGGAACGGCTGAACGAGCTGCGCCTGTGCCGCGTCGGCCAGCCGGGCTTCCAGCGATTGCTGGCCGGCCCGGATTTGCCCGGCTACGCCGCCTTCAGCCCCGCCGCCGGGCATCAGTTGGGCTACAACGAACTGAAGACGTTGGAGGTCCGGGAATTGATCATGGCGCTGGCAGGCGACGGTGGAGGCGGGACAGATTTCGAAGAGGCCTGGGAAGTGGAGCGGCTGGCGGCGGCGATTCGCCTGGCGGCGCGGGAAGAGCGTTGGGTGCGAGTGCAGGAGCAGTGA
- a CDS encoding phosphotransferase family protein, protein MAVTDQSTRVRDGEELDANLIDPYLKAHIPGLTGAPVISQFPGGASNLTYLLEYPEQEFVLRRPPFGHKAKSAHDMGREFRILNQLREGFPYCPKAYVHCTDESVMGAEFYVMERVKGIILRAELPPELGFDAARTEALCKSFIDRLVELHRVDYHACGLADLGKPEGYVARQIRGWSDRYEKALTPDAPQWEAVKAWLNDKMPADHPTSSIVHNDYRFDNVILDPDNPMQIIGVLDWELTTLGDPLMDLGNSLAYWIEAGDPAPVQLLRRQPSHAPGMLTRGEFVDYYAERAGIRIDNFDFYYTYGLFRLAGIVQQIYYRFFHGQTQDKRFAQFVQMNKLLEQMSLQVINKSTL, encoded by the coding sequence ATGGCAGTTACTGATCAGTCCACCCGCGTGCGCGACGGTGAAGAACTCGATGCCAACCTGATCGACCCGTACCTCAAGGCCCATATTCCTGGCTTGACCGGCGCGCCGGTGATCAGCCAGTTTCCCGGTGGCGCGTCGAACCTGACGTACCTGCTGGAATACCCCGAGCAGGAGTTTGTCCTGCGGCGGCCGCCGTTCGGCCACAAAGCCAAGTCAGCCCACGACATGGGCCGTGAGTTTCGCATCCTCAATCAGTTGCGCGAAGGCTTCCCGTACTGCCCGAAAGCCTATGTGCACTGCACCGACGAGTCGGTGATGGGCGCCGAGTTCTACGTGATGGAACGGGTCAAGGGCATTATCCTGCGCGCCGAGCTGCCGCCGGAACTGGGTTTCGACGCCGCCCGCACCGAAGCGCTGTGCAAAAGCTTCATCGACCGGCTCGTCGAACTGCACCGCGTCGACTACCACGCCTGCGGCCTGGCCGACCTGGGCAAGCCCGAAGGCTACGTGGCGCGGCAGATCCGTGGCTGGAGCGACCGCTACGAAAAAGCCCTGACCCCCGATGCGCCCCAGTGGGAGGCGGTCAAGGCCTGGCTCAACGACAAGATGCCCGCCGATCATCCGACATCGAGCATCGTCCACAACGACTACCGCTTCGACAACGTCATCCTCGACCCGGACAACCCGATGCAGATCATCGGCGTGCTGGATTGGGAACTGACCACCCTCGGCGACCCGTTGATGGACCTGGGCAACAGCCTCGCCTATTGGATCGAGGCCGGTGATCCGGCGCCGGTGCAACTGTTGCGCCGCCAGCCAAGCCACGCGCCGGGCATGCTGACCCGCGGTGAATTCGTCGATTACTACGCCGAACGCGCTGGAATCCGCATCGACAACTTCGATTTCTATTACACCTACGGCCTGTTCCGCCTGGCCGGCATCGTCCAGCAGATCTACTACCGCTTTTTCCATGGCCAGACCCAGGACAAACGCTTCGCGCAGTTCGTTCAGATGAACAAACTGCTGGAGCAGATGAGCCTGCAGGTCATCAACAAATCCACGCTCTGA
- a CDS encoding helix-turn-helix domain-containing protein, protein MHKESGQRASVLQHVSQNVRRLRHAAELSQTALAELSGVSRRMLVAIEAGEKNVSLTTLDRVAEALDVAFSDLIQAPEARDPSRINELVWAGVIPGSKAVLLAKATASREVELWEWRLEPGEHYHSECDADGWSEQLYVFEGCLTLLLGSEERRIGVGEFFMFASNQPHAYRNDGPVAARFVRNVVI, encoded by the coding sequence GTGCACAAAGAATCCGGTCAGCGGGCCTCCGTCCTGCAACACGTCAGCCAGAACGTCCGTCGTCTGCGGCATGCCGCCGAGCTCAGCCAGACGGCGCTGGCCGAGCTGTCGGGGGTCAGCCGGCGAATGCTGGTGGCCATCGAGGCCGGCGAAAAGAACGTCAGCCTGACGACCCTGGACCGGGTCGCCGAAGCCCTCGATGTCGCCTTCAGCGATTTGATCCAAGCCCCCGAAGCCCGCGACCCGAGCCGCATCAACGAACTGGTCTGGGCCGGTGTGATCCCGGGCAGCAAAGCGGTGTTGCTCGCCAAGGCCACCGCCAGCCGTGAGGTAGAACTCTGGGAATGGCGGCTGGAGCCGGGCGAGCATTACCATTCCGAGTGCGACGCAGATGGATGGAGCGAACAACTTTATGTATTCGAAGGCTGCCTGACGTTGCTGCTGGGCAGCGAAGAGCGCCGTATAGGCGTCGGTGAGTTCTTCATGTTCGCCAGCAACCAGCCCCATGCCTATCGCAACGATGGCCCGGTGGCGGCGAGATTCGTACGCAACGTGGTGATTTAA
- a CDS encoding SDR family oxidoreductase — MSKTQLFDLDGKIAFVSGASRGIGEAIAKLLAQQGAHVIVSSRKLDGCQHVADAIIAAGGKATAIACHIGEMEQISQVFAGIREQFGRLDILVNNAATNPQFCNVLDTDLGAFQKTVDVNIRGYFFMSVEAGKLMRENGGGSIINVASINGISPGIFQGIYSVTKAAVINMTKVFAKECAQFGIRCNALLPGLTDTKFASALVKNDAILKTALAQIPLKRVADPSEMAGAVLYLASDASSYTTGVALNVDGGFLS; from the coding sequence ATGTCCAAGACCCAGTTGTTCGACCTCGACGGTAAGATCGCTTTCGTTTCCGGCGCCAGCCGTGGCATCGGCGAAGCCATCGCCAAACTGCTGGCCCAGCAAGGCGCCCACGTGATCGTTTCCAGCCGCAAGCTCGACGGTTGCCAGCACGTTGCCGACGCAATCATCGCGGCTGGCGGCAAGGCCACCGCCATCGCCTGCCACATCGGCGAAATGGAGCAGATCAGCCAAGTATTCGCCGGCATCCGCGAACAGTTCGGGCGCCTGGACATCCTGGTGAACAACGCCGCCACCAACCCGCAGTTCTGCAACGTGCTGGACACCGACCTTGGTGCGTTCCAGAAAACCGTCGACGTGAACATTCGCGGCTACTTCTTCATGTCGGTGGAAGCCGGCAAGCTGATGCGTGAAAACGGCGGCGGCAGCATCATCAACGTTGCGTCGATCAACGGCATCTCGCCGGGGATTTTCCAGGGCATCTACTCGGTGACCAAGGCTGCGGTGATCAACATGACCAAGGTCTTCGCCAAGGAATGCGCGCAATTCGGCATCCGTTGCAACGCCCTGCTGCCTGGGCTGACCGATACCAAGTTCGCCTCGGCACTGGTGAAGAACGACGCCATCCTGAAGACCGCCCTGGCACAGATTCCCCTCAAGCGCGTGGCCGACCCGAGCGAAATGGCCGGCGCGGTGTTGTACCTGGCCAGCGATGCGTCGAGCTACACCACGGGCGTGGCGTTGAATGTGGATGGTGGGTTCCTGTCCTGA
- a CDS encoding bacteriocin immunity protein has translation MISLKENIEDYTEAEFLLFLEEFFDNKTMLQGSALGEYWDLLVEHFEQVTQHPAKSDVIYYPKEGQEDSPAGILKEVKEWRASNNKPGFKAE, from the coding sequence ATGATTAGCTTGAAAGAGAATATTGAAGATTACACTGAGGCTGAATTCTTGTTATTCCTTGAAGAGTTTTTCGATAACAAAACGATGCTGCAAGGGAGCGCGCTCGGCGAATATTGGGATTTGCTTGTCGAGCACTTTGAGCAAGTCACACAGCATCCAGCAAAGTCCGATGTAATTTATTATCCAAAAGAGGGTCAGGAGGACAGCCCCGCCGGCATCCTGAAAGAAGTCAAGGAATGGCGAGCCAGCAATAACAAGCCTGGATTCAAAGCCGAATGA
- a CDS encoding bacteriocin immunity protein: protein MNHPPLNAPARSPCEQVRRQGRMVKKEKPKMELKPKLQDYTESEFQTLVDKIWSVEANREDHNRLINHFDLIVDHPDGADLLFYPEDTFNSHSPGAVTFHLKHWYHLKRLIPFKDGVLPAPFTSVNGSSLIAYATARAKHELANAQRVATDIASAEQTVDSAFSLLQSAIQHLPLQQHSNATLEALEKASAGSSMRSTRC from the coding sequence ATGAATCACCCGCCTCTGAACGCACCTGCTCGATCCCCCTGCGAGCAGGTGCGTCGTCAAGGACGCATGGTTAAAAAGGAAAAACCAAAGATGGAACTTAAACCCAAACTCCAGGACTACACCGAGTCCGAGTTTCAGACGCTTGTCGACAAGATCTGGAGCGTGGAAGCCAACAGAGAAGATCATAACCGGCTCATCAATCACTTCGATCTAATAGTTGATCATCCTGATGGTGCGGACCTGTTGTTTTACCCGGAGGATACCTTCAATTCACATTCCCCAGGCGCAGTCACTTTCCACCTCAAGCATTGGTATCACCTGAAGAGGCTCATTCCTTTCAAGGACGGTGTGCTTCCAGCGCCGTTCACGTCGGTCAACGGGTCGAGCCTCATTGCATACGCCACGGCGAGAGCCAAGCACGAACTTGCGAACGCTCAGCGAGTGGCTACGGACATCGCCTCTGCGGAGCAAACGGTCGATTCAGCGTTCTCTCTGCTTCAAAGCGCTATCCAGCATCTGCCACTCCAACAGCATTCGAACGCGACGTTGGAGGCACTGGAAAAGGCATCCGCCGGATCGAGCATGCGCAGCACGAGGTGCTGA
- a CDS encoding S-type pyocin domain-containing protein: MAKETSGDGSDGSVVIRPGRPSSGGGSGGGYGGGFGGNRVGATGGPKRSAKGIKKRQQATLKRQAEEAKAAAKAKADAANAKVAAAAAAQEQARLLARQQLLATMAQRHTTTRAEVDRNFASKRSQLDAALQKEISAAKRPPASNSTERWQLYLITKEKSEIDGLIARMSQELNAKNLAARVFDGQDPLSRSVDDYRARLDQFGAALDEGHRLWEQAYIAAQEARLLSEQIKALSEKSSALAKRHAEQTIVWRDRDAVRERQRQYAEQRAERIRFKQQVDEGTRYQRFKQAHTLSVPTSSLAAGGMVLTRETVFVAQQAAAMLERSIEAAVAELRVYGGILARTGPVFITTMVYSPVLGDGELTPEQRRSLFQGVGISAQALGLTDYQALQRAADAGGSVEVAYRLKPETTAQGTAIHAASVGEGIGAQVPVINAVLDPLTGLYNAEVPGFPTRHLQFTADTIAQATPESPPGVTLPAAQVQTLPVGVDLRIQDCIVCVPGMPPTYFSFEAPPLGSGVVTGIGKPAANDWWSSANQAQGAAIPEPIGHSMRAQPIKSFSAFDQALWRTLAEHPALWTNTDEINQKRIEHGFAPYAPKSTWVGERREFELRYLERAELGENPFNLDRISITTPNSLLGRPGIVPAVIPWPAPPIDKGTRTPLVPPGIEQLGPTTLPVTPPLSQEYPGNPVIPVLPENETFPAVDPVQAGASIPGYPGDMELPSPDALFYDRRDDPGMALGFGQPVSGIWLGEAARTTGAAIPDRIADQLRGREFANFHRFREAFWRAVAADEELSQQFNSSNLVKMRNGVAPRAITSEVIGGRGTFELHHHIRVTDGGDVYGMDNLFVLTPRRHIKLHGAKNND, encoded by the coding sequence ATGGCAAAGGAAACATCAGGAGATGGATCGGACGGCTCTGTCGTCATCAGGCCGGGACGTCCTTCATCCGGCGGCGGTTCCGGAGGCGGCTATGGCGGCGGCTTCGGGGGAAACCGCGTCGGCGCGACAGGCGGCCCGAAGCGTTCAGCCAAGGGAATTAAAAAGAGGCAGCAAGCGACGCTCAAACGCCAGGCCGAGGAAGCGAAAGCCGCCGCAAAAGCGAAGGCTGACGCTGCGAACGCCAAGGTCGCTGCCGCCGCGGCGGCTCAGGAACAGGCGCGTTTGCTGGCACGCCAGCAGCTGTTGGCGACCATGGCGCAGCGCCACACCACCACCCGGGCCGAGGTGGATCGAAACTTCGCGAGCAAACGATCACAACTCGACGCCGCGCTGCAAAAGGAAATCTCGGCCGCAAAACGGCCGCCCGCCTCGAACTCAACCGAGCGCTGGCAGCTTTACCTCATCACCAAGGAAAAAAGCGAAATCGACGGGCTGATCGCCCGTATGTCTCAAGAACTCAACGCGAAGAATCTCGCCGCCCGTGTCTTTGATGGACAGGATCCGCTGTCCCGTTCGGTCGATGATTATCGCGCGCGACTGGATCAATTCGGTGCCGCGCTGGATGAAGGTCACCGTCTCTGGGAACAGGCTTACATTGCGGCTCAAGAGGCTCGGTTGCTTTCCGAGCAAATCAAGGCCTTGAGCGAAAAATCCAGCGCGCTGGCCAAGCGCCATGCTGAGCAAACTATCGTTTGGCGCGACCGGGACGCGGTTAGAGAGCGTCAGCGGCAATACGCTGAGCAACGGGCGGAGCGCATCCGCTTCAAGCAGCAAGTTGACGAGGGCACTCGATACCAGCGTTTCAAGCAAGCGCATACCCTGAGCGTGCCGACCTCATCGCTGGCGGCGGGTGGGATGGTCCTGACTCGCGAGACGGTTTTCGTTGCCCAGCAAGCCGCAGCGATGCTGGAGAGATCCATCGAGGCCGCCGTGGCGGAACTCAGGGTTTATGGAGGGATCCTGGCCAGGACGGGACCGGTCTTCATCACCACCATGGTTTACTCGCCGGTGTTGGGCGACGGTGAACTGACACCCGAACAGCGCAGGAGTCTCTTCCAAGGGGTTGGGATATCGGCGCAAGCCCTGGGACTTACAGACTACCAGGCGTTGCAGCGCGCCGCCGATGCCGGCGGCTCGGTTGAAGTGGCCTACCGGCTCAAGCCCGAAACCACGGCGCAAGGTACCGCTATCCATGCCGCGAGCGTTGGCGAGGGCATTGGCGCGCAGGTGCCGGTCATCAACGCGGTGCTCGACCCGTTGACCGGCCTATACAACGCTGAAGTGCCCGGCTTTCCAACACGGCATTTGCAATTCACTGCCGACACGATTGCGCAGGCTACCCCCGAAAGCCCGCCTGGGGTGACGTTGCCGGCGGCCCAGGTACAAACCCTGCCGGTGGGCGTGGACCTGCGCATCCAGGACTGCATCGTCTGCGTGCCTGGCATGCCGCCAACCTACTTCTCTTTCGAAGCACCACCGTTGGGCTCGGGGGTCGTTACTGGCATCGGCAAACCGGCAGCGAACGATTGGTGGAGCAGCGCCAACCAGGCACAAGGTGCGGCCATCCCCGAGCCCATCGGCCACTCGATGCGGGCGCAGCCAATCAAGTCGTTCAGCGCCTTCGACCAAGCGTTATGGCGCACGCTCGCCGAGCATCCGGCCCTGTGGACAAACACAGACGAAATCAATCAAAAGCGCATTGAGCACGGCTTTGCGCCCTATGCGCCGAAAAGCACATGGGTGGGTGAGCGTCGGGAATTCGAACTGCGTTATCTGGAGCGGGCAGAGCTGGGTGAAAACCCGTTCAACCTCGACCGCATCAGCATCACCACGCCCAACAGCCTGCTTGGCAGGCCGGGCATCGTACCGGCGGTCATCCCCTGGCCGGCGCCTCCGATCGACAAAGGTACCCGAACGCCTCTGGTTCCGCCGGGCATCGAACAGCTAGGCCCGACCACTCTGCCGGTCACGCCACCGCTTTCGCAGGAATATCCCGGCAACCCCGTAATCCCCGTCCTACCGGAAAACGAGACGTTTCCGGCTGTCGATCCGGTGCAGGCCGGTGCGAGTATTCCGGGGTATCCGGGGGATATGGAGTTGCCCTCGCCGGATGCGCTGTTTTATGACCGGCGGGATGACCCCGGAATGGCCCTCGGCTTCGGGCAGCCAGTGTCGGGCATTTGGTTGGGTGAGGCGGCGAGGACGACTGGGGCGGCGATCCCTGATCGGATCGCGGATCAGTTGAGGGGAAGGGAATTTGCGAATTTTCATCGGTTCAGGGAGGCGTTTTGGAGGGCGGTGGCGGCGGATGAAGAGTTGAGTCAGCAATTTAACAGTTCGAATCTAGTAAAAATGCGAAATGGGGTCGCCCCTCGCGCAATCACTTCTGAAGTTATTGGCGGACGTGGGACCTTTGAACTTCATCATCACATCAGGGTTACGGATGGCGGAGATGTGTACGGCATGGATAATCTCTTTGTGCTGACGCCTCGACGTCATATAAAGCTTCATGGAGCTAAGAACAATGATTAG
- a CDS encoding S-type pyocin domain-containing protein — protein sequence MAVRAFEGKKMRVEFDKDAAQRNFTYSQADRPLWQANLQQATANQAHYLARLSSNTQRHAELHTNAEALVDRAWQQWVRLRTPDRYSSVFRLSVAANMGRPDLLISDAQPLMPVQRVDLQKTLRSAVAEFSWSLIDGAHKHPEQYASVLSFGFASRAKAVRFGFCAALTELSLIDPDWQVLAAQHGNVELPLRMSTTTVAVKPGSLSYGLKEIRELFEVYITPCTGLLPGKVRVRPAVWHEDERVYRFTTDGPQPDMIEWTYPSGLEAPTASKQDRLDSTGFVRSSPVPELALFDSVEAVRFDDYVVVFPPDSGLEPVYVLFNDRRDCPGGVSGEGHAEADDWQTQALSSLGASVPASVAEKLRGQAFERFDLFKRAFWRAVAAVPTLNAQFNIDNRALLLSGLAPRCELPEDNRALRILHRVDVTQGGDVYDLDNLIIQF from the coding sequence ATGGCCGTTCGTGCATTCGAAGGCAAGAAAATGCGCGTCGAGTTCGACAAAGACGCGGCACAGCGAAATTTTACCTACAGCCAGGCGGACAGGCCGCTCTGGCAAGCCAATTTGCAGCAGGCCACTGCCAACCAGGCTCATTATCTGGCGCGTCTGTCCTCCAACACCCAGCGCCATGCCGAACTCCACACCAACGCCGAAGCCTTAGTTGATCGTGCCTGGCAGCAATGGGTACGCCTACGGACCCCCGACCGATACTCAAGCGTGTTTCGCCTGTCTGTCGCCGCTAACATGGGACGTCCGGATCTGTTGATCAGCGACGCACAGCCATTGATGCCGGTACAACGAGTGGACTTGCAGAAGACCCTCCGCTCGGCAGTCGCGGAGTTCAGTTGGTCATTGATTGACGGAGCGCACAAACATCCAGAGCAATACGCCAGCGTTCTGAGCTTCGGGTTCGCCAGCCGAGCCAAAGCCGTGCGTTTCGGCTTCTGCGCTGCGTTGACCGAGCTCTCGCTGATCGATCCCGATTGGCAGGTACTTGCCGCCCAGCATGGCAACGTGGAGTTACCGCTGCGGATGAGCACCACAACGGTTGCCGTGAAACCCGGCAGCCTGTCGTATGGGCTAAAAGAGATACGCGAGCTTTTCGAGGTTTATATCACTCCCTGCACCGGTCTTTTGCCCGGGAAGGTGCGCGTCAGGCCGGCCGTCTGGCATGAGGACGAGCGGGTCTATCGTTTTACAACGGATGGCCCGCAGCCCGACATGATCGAGTGGACGTACCCCAGTGGCCTGGAGGCGCCAACGGCATCAAAGCAGGACAGGCTCGATTCCACGGGGTTTGTCCGGTCGTCACCGGTGCCGGAATTGGCCTTGTTCGACTCCGTCGAAGCGGTGCGATTCGATGACTATGTCGTGGTGTTCCCACCGGATTCCGGCCTGGAGCCGGTCTATGTGCTGTTCAATGACCGTCGGGATTGTCCGGGGGGCGTGAGCGGAGAAGGGCACGCGGAGGCTGACGACTGGCAAACGCAGGCCTTGAGCAGCCTGGGCGCTTCGGTCCCTGCATCAGTCGCCGAAAAATTGCGCGGGCAAGCCTTCGAGCGTTTCGATTTGTTCAAGCGTGCATTTTGGAGAGCCGTTGCGGCCGTACCGACGTTGAACGCGCAATTCAACATCGACAACAGGGCGTTGCTACTCAGCGGTTTGGCGCCCCGCTGCGAGTTGCCTGAAGACAATCGTGCGCTGCGCATTCTGCACCGCGTCGACGTCACGCAGGGCGGTGACGTTTACGATCTCGATAACCTGATTATTCAATTTTGA
- a CDS encoding FAD/NAD(P)-binding protein, with product MDTALEQHEQGITRQADILIIGGGLSGAMLAAQLLRLPGRREVLIVEPRSELGRGEAYSAVELGHTLNGNAARMSVDPDNADDLTQWLTAFIEAGGWPESDQQHVPISELFPPRGMFGLYVQQRLAEAREIGAIDGSVAEHVRAEAVDLQVIDNAVRVKLGDGQVLQGRSAVLATGMFPAARTPQTESSGLNAAALDPWDVAAMRQLDPQSTVLIIGSGLTMVDAVVSLEQAGHRGPIEVFSRHGLLPHVRRQPPAWVDFLAEDHSLRSPRQLMRALREQCRLAQAQGIDWQAPLDTVRAHIGRLWNQASDVQRRQFVRHVRPWWESHHHRSPPLSAELVARLHGEGRLRIQAASYKGLVSSGAGSVAINIRRRGEAGMEVVKGAALINSSGIEYDWRRVARPLPQQLLARGLIQPGPLALGIAARADGAVLDARGEPASRLFAMGPPLRGMWWESTAVTDVASQAKALAGRLAELQARH from the coding sequence ATGGACACAGCGCTGGAGCAGCATGAGCAGGGCATCACCCGGCAAGCCGATATCCTGATCATCGGCGGCGGCCTGAGCGGTGCGATGCTGGCCGCGCAGCTGCTGCGCCTGCCGGGCCGGCGCGAGGTGCTGATCGTCGAGCCGCGCAGCGAACTTGGGCGGGGCGAGGCCTACAGTGCCGTGGAGCTGGGGCACACCTTGAACGGCAACGCGGCACGCATGAGCGTCGACCCGGACAACGCCGACGATTTGACCCAATGGCTCACGGCGTTCATCGAGGCCGGCGGCTGGCCCGAGTCGGATCAGCAGCATGTGCCGATCAGTGAGCTGTTCCCGCCCCGAGGGATGTTTGGCCTCTACGTTCAGCAACGTCTGGCCGAGGCGCGCGAGATTGGCGCGATCGATGGCTCGGTGGCCGAACATGTGCGGGCAGAGGCCGTCGACCTGCAGGTCATCGATAATGCCGTGCGAGTGAAACTCGGCGACGGACAGGTTTTGCAAGGACGCTCTGCCGTGCTCGCCACCGGCATGTTCCCGGCGGCACGCACCCCGCAGACCGAATCCAGCGGTCTGAATGCCGCGGCCCTGGATCCATGGGATGTGGCTGCGATGCGCCAGCTCGATCCGCAATCGACGGTGCTGATCATCGGCTCGGGGCTGACGATGGTCGATGCCGTCGTGTCCCTGGAACAGGCTGGGCATCGCGGCCCGATCGAGGTGTTTTCCCGTCACGGCCTGCTGCCTCACGTGCGCCGCCAGCCACCGGCCTGGGTGGACTTTCTCGCCGAAGATCACAGCCTGCGTTCGCCCCGCCAACTGATGCGCGCCCTGCGCGAGCAATGCCGCCTGGCCCAAGCCCAAGGGATCGATTGGCAGGCGCCGCTGGACACCGTGCGCGCACACATCGGGCGCTTGTGGAACCAGGCCAGCGACGTGCAGCGCCGCCAGTTCGTGCGCCATGTGCGGCCATGGTGGGAGAGTCATCACCATCGCTCGCCGCCATTGAGTGCGGAACTGGTCGCGCGCCTGCATGGGGAAGGGCGGTTGCGAATCCAGGCGGCGTCGTACAAGGGACTTGTGTCGTCTGGCGCAGGGTCAGTGGCGATCAATATTCGCCGAAGGGGCGAGGCTGGAATGGAAGTGGTGAAGGGCGCCGCGTTGATCAACTCCAGCGGCATTGAATATGACTGGCGTCGTGTGGCGCGGCCCTTGCCGCAACAGTTGTTGGCCCGAGGGTTGATCCAGCCGGGACCACTGGCACTGGGGATCGCTGCGCGTGCCGATGGCGCGGTGCTGGATGCCCGAGGCGAGCCCGCCAGCCGCCTGTTCGCCATGGGCCCGCCGCTGCGGGGGATGTGGTGGGAAAGCACGGCGGTGACTGATGTGGCGAGTCAGGCCAAGGCGTTGGCGGGGCGGTTGGCTGAACTGCAAGCTCGACACTGA
- a CDS encoding DMT family transporter has product MTGLRIILPNFGRIVRPPQVARKVMASLNSPQASSPLPMFSKAECVLVLITMIWGATFLLVQHAMTVSGPMFFVGLRFAAAAAFVALFSWRHLRALTLFELKAGSFIGVAIMLGYGLQTVGLQTIPSSQSAFITALYVPFVPLLQWLVLGRRPGLMPSIGIMLAFTGLMLVSGPAGASLNFSPGEIATLISAIAIAAEIILISTYAGQVDVRRVTVVQLACTAVLAFLMVVPTQEVIPSFSWLLLVSAVGLGAASAAIQVAMNWAQKSVSPTRATLIYAGEPVWAGIAGRLAGERLPAIALVGAGLIVAAVIVSELKTRSKGVVEVDEVLEREG; this is encoded by the coding sequence ATGACAGGGTTGCGCATTATACTGCCCAACTTCGGGCGCATTGTGCGTCCGCCTCAAGTAGCGCGCAAGGTCATGGCATCGTTGAACTCCCCGCAAGCATCCTCCCCTCTCCCAATGTTCAGCAAGGCCGAGTGCGTGCTGGTGCTGATCACCATGATCTGGGGCGCAACGTTCCTATTAGTGCAGCACGCCATGACGGTCAGCGGGCCGATGTTTTTCGTGGGTTTGCGCTTCGCCGCAGCGGCTGCGTTTGTCGCGCTGTTCTCCTGGCGGCATCTTCGCGCGCTGACGCTGTTCGAACTCAAGGCCGGGAGTTTCATCGGGGTGGCGATCATGCTCGGCTATGGCCTGCAGACGGTCGGCCTGCAAACCATCCCTAGTAGTCAGTCGGCGTTCATTACCGCGCTTTACGTGCCATTCGTGCCCCTGTTGCAATGGCTGGTGTTGGGCCGTCGACCAGGCTTGATGCCGAGCATCGGCATCATGCTGGCCTTCACTGGACTGATGCTGGTGTCGGGCCCGGCCGGGGCCTCGCTGAACTTCAGCCCGGGTGAAATCGCCACGCTGATCAGCGCCATCGCGATCGCCGCCGAGATCATCCTGATCAGTACCTACGCCGGCCAGGTCGATGTACGCCGGGTGACGGTGGTGCAACTGGCCTGCACGGCGGTGTTGGCTTTCCTGATGGTGGTGCCGACCCAGGAAGTGATTCCGAGCTTCTCCTGGCTGCTGCTGGTCAGCGCCGTGGGCCTGGGCGCCGCCAGCGCAGCGATCCAGGTGGCGATGAACTGGGCACAGAAAAGCGTCTCGCCGACCCGCGCCACACTGATCTACGCAGGCGAACCGGTGTGGGCCGGCATCGCCGGGCGCCTGGCGGGCGAGCGGTTGCCGGCGATTGCGTTGGTGGGCGCCGGCTTGATTGTGGCGGCGGTGATTGTCAGTGAGTTGAAGACTCGCAGCAAAGGTGTTGTCGAGGTGGATGAGGTGCTTGAGCGCGAGGGCTGA